The proteins below are encoded in one region of Aquisphaera giovannonii:
- a CDS encoding transketolase — protein sequence MSGIAQSPGAAVGGDGPGASRLDCLCALERKVLWLSSWMIHAANHLRPARDGLKVGGHQASCASLATLMTALYFDVLGPADRVAVKPHAGPVLHAILYLLGRRPRAALERFRGLGGAQAYPSRTKDGGEVDFSTGSVGLGVAMTIFASLVRDYARLKGLSPDDGPPGRMVALAGDAELDEGNVFEALLEGWKHDVRDVWWVIDYNRQSLDSVVEDRLFARIDGLFRSMGWDVRTLKYGRLLRGAFERPGGEALRRWIDNCPNSLYSALVYRGGAGWRERLRRDLGSTRGIAELLDGRDDDALHALMTNLGGHDMETVLEAFRGVASDAPTCFIAYTIKGKGLPFAGHKDNHAGLMSPEQMDAFRRSQGIAPGEEYEPFAGLDVPPGTLRAFLDSVPFAARTRGGPPAATVAVPAALEAPEGARMSTQEGFGRILSEVARAPGEFAGRVVTASPDVTVSTNLGPWVNRRGVFGRSRRADAFREEAVATAQKWEVSPAGQHIELGIAENNLFLLLAALGLSGDLFGARLLPVGTLYDPFISRGLDALNYACYQDARFVLVGTPSGLSLAPEGGAHQSVITPLIGIGQPGMTAFEPAFVDELATILAWAFRHIQEPGGGSAYLRLSTRPIAQPARELSDADRDAIVHGGYWLVPPGPGAGLAIACAGVVAAEAIEAHARILEDDPGAGLLIVTSGGRLHAGWRAASRARAGGDAAARSHAEGLLSALPPDARLVTVLDGHPATLSWLGAVARHRVVSLGVEDFGQSGDIPDLYRAYGLDADAIVAALARACLEY from the coding sequence ATGAGCGGGATTGCCCAGTCCCCGGGGGCCGCGGTCGGCGGCGACGGCCCGGGCGCGAGCCGCCTCGACTGCCTGTGCGCGCTGGAGCGCAAGGTCCTCTGGCTCTCCTCGTGGATGATCCACGCGGCGAACCACCTCCGGCCGGCCCGCGACGGGCTGAAGGTGGGCGGCCACCAGGCGTCGTGCGCGTCGCTGGCGACGCTGATGACGGCGCTCTACTTCGACGTCCTGGGGCCGGCCGACCGGGTCGCGGTCAAGCCGCACGCCGGCCCGGTCCTGCACGCGATCCTCTACCTGCTGGGGCGACGGCCGCGGGCGGCGCTCGAGCGGTTCCGCGGGCTCGGCGGGGCGCAGGCCTATCCGTCTCGCACGAAGGACGGGGGCGAGGTGGACTTCTCGACCGGCTCGGTCGGCCTGGGCGTCGCGATGACGATCTTCGCCTCGCTCGTGCGGGATTACGCCCGGCTCAAGGGCCTCTCGCCCGACGACGGGCCGCCCGGCCGCATGGTCGCGCTGGCGGGGGATGCGGAGCTGGACGAGGGGAACGTCTTCGAGGCCCTCCTGGAGGGCTGGAAGCACGACGTCCGCGACGTCTGGTGGGTCATCGACTACAACCGCCAGAGCCTGGACAGCGTCGTCGAGGACCGGCTGTTCGCGCGGATCGACGGCCTCTTCCGCTCGATGGGCTGGGACGTCCGCACGCTCAAGTACGGCCGGCTCCTCCGCGGGGCCTTCGAGCGGCCCGGCGGCGAGGCCCTGCGGCGCTGGATCGACAACTGCCCCAACTCGCTCTACTCGGCCCTCGTCTACCGCGGCGGCGCCGGCTGGCGCGAGCGGCTCCGCCGGGACCTCGGCTCCACGCGGGGCATCGCCGAGCTGCTGGACGGGCGCGACGACGACGCCCTGCACGCGCTGATGACCAACCTCGGCGGCCACGACATGGAGACCGTCCTGGAGGCCTTCCGCGGGGTCGCGTCCGACGCGCCGACGTGCTTCATCGCCTACACGATCAAGGGCAAGGGCCTCCCGTTCGCCGGCCACAAGGACAACCACGCCGGGCTGATGAGCCCGGAGCAGATGGACGCCTTCCGCCGCTCCCAGGGGATCGCCCCGGGCGAGGAATACGAGCCGTTCGCCGGCCTGGACGTCCCGCCCGGGACGCTCCGCGCGTTCCTCGATTCCGTGCCGTTCGCCGCCCGCACCCGCGGGGGGCCCCCCGCGGCGACCGTCGCCGTGCCCGCCGCGCTCGAGGCGCCGGAGGGCGCGAGGATGTCCACGCAGGAGGGCTTCGGCCGGATCCTCAGCGAGGTCGCACGCGCCCCGGGCGAGTTCGCCGGCCGGGTCGTCACGGCGTCGCCGGACGTGACGGTCTCCACGAACCTCGGGCCGTGGGTGAACCGGCGCGGCGTCTTCGGCCGCAGCCGGCGCGCCGACGCCTTCCGCGAGGAGGCGGTGGCGACGGCCCAGAAGTGGGAGGTCTCCCCGGCCGGGCAGCACATCGAGCTCGGGATCGCGGAGAACAACCTTTTCCTCCTGCTCGCGGCGCTGGGGCTCTCCGGCGACCTCTTCGGCGCGCGGCTGCTGCCGGTCGGCACGCTCTACGACCCCTTCATCAGCCGCGGGCTGGACGCCCTGAACTACGCCTGCTACCAGGACGCCCGGTTCGTCCTGGTGGGCACGCCGTCGGGCCTCAGCCTGGCGCCGGAGGGGGGCGCTCACCAGTCCGTGATCACCCCCCTGATCGGGATCGGCCAGCCGGGGATGACGGCGTTCGAGCCGGCGTTCGTGGACGAGCTGGCGACGATCCTCGCCTGGGCCTTCCGGCACATCCAGGAGCCGGGCGGCGGGTCGGCCTACCTCCGCCTCTCCACCCGGCCGATCGCCCAGCCGGCGCGCGAGCTGTCCGACGCGGACCGCGACGCGATCGTCCACGGCGGCTACTGGCTGGTCCCGCCCGGCCCCGGCGCGGGGCTGGCGATCGCCTGCGCGGGGGTCGTCGCCGCGGAGGCGATCGAGGCCCACGCGCGGATCCTCGAGGACGATCCCGGCGCCGGGCTGCTGATCGTCACCTCCGGCGGCCGCCTGCACGCCGGCTGGCGGGCCGCGTCGAGGGCCCGGGCCGGGGGGGACGCCGCGGCGAGGTCGCACGCCGAGGGCCTCCTCTCCGCCCTCCCGCCCGACGCCCGGCTGGTGACCGTCCTGGACGGCCACCCGGCGACGCTATCGTGGCTGGGGGCCGTCGCGCGGCACCGCGTCGTCTCGCTCGGCGTCGAGGACTTCGGCCAGTCCGGGGACATCCCCGACCTCTACCGCGCCTACGGCCTCGACGCCGACGCCATCGTCGCCGCCCTGGCCCGGGCGTGCCTGGAGTACTGA
- a CDS encoding SDR family NAD(P)-dependent oxidoreductase yields MNIKGKSAIITGAGSGIGQAIAIELAERGIGAVGLVDRSDNVLNVARVINDRMDRPVAEALIGDVTDAAFRAKAFDLMCSKYGAPAVCVPAAGITRDQIAVKMDKQTGKASMYPIENFRLVMEVNLVAPVYWAIETVARIAEERARKGKGRWTAEEGIQGTIIFIGSISKQGIPGQVAYSATKAALDGVAATLGKEATYHGVRFATIHPGFTDTPMVRALGQEYIEKNILPYTQLKRLIDPSEIADAIYFMICNSAVSGELWADAGWHPSA; encoded by the coding sequence ATGAACATCAAGGGGAAGTCGGCGATCATCACGGGGGCGGGCAGCGGCATCGGGCAGGCGATCGCGATCGAGCTGGCCGAGCGGGGCATCGGCGCGGTGGGGCTGGTGGACCGCAGCGACAACGTGCTGAACGTGGCCCGCGTCATCAACGACCGGATGGACCGCCCCGTCGCCGAGGCGCTCATCGGCGACGTCACCGACGCGGCCTTCCGCGCGAAGGCCTTCGACCTGATGTGCAGCAAGTACGGCGCCCCGGCCGTCTGCGTGCCCGCCGCGGGGATCACCCGCGACCAGATCGCCGTGAAGATGGACAAGCAGACCGGCAAGGCCTCGATGTACCCGATCGAGAACTTCCGCCTGGTCATGGAGGTCAACCTCGTCGCCCCGGTCTACTGGGCCATCGAGACCGTCGCGAGGATCGCCGAGGAGCGGGCCCGCAAGGGCAAGGGCCGCTGGACGGCCGAGGAGGGCATCCAGGGGACGATCATCTTCATCGGATCCATCTCCAAGCAGGGCATCCCCGGGCAGGTCGCCTACTCGGCCACCAAGGCCGCGCTCGACGGCGTCGCCGCCACCCTGGGCAAGGAGGCGACGTATCACGGCGTCCGCTTCGCCACCATCCACCCGGGCTTCACCGACACGCCGATGGTCCGGGCGCTCGGCCAGGAGTACATCGAGAAGAACATCCTGCCGTACACGCAGCTCAAGCGGCTCATCGACCCCAGCGAGATCGCCGATGCGATCTACTTCATGATCTGCAACTCGGCGGTCAGCGGCGAGCTCTGGGCCGACGCCGGCTGGCACCCCTCCGCCTGA
- a CDS encoding fibronectin type III domain-containing protein, whose translation MSRRPRRFVPEFSSRLERRLLLKAGAGRYGEYLASIAQDGSDMVAPAAGTGIQADGFSDIHLTVKGIPAAKTITSVTVATSDDVWGPGHYEAYFVRTDATTCDVYVESPHTGPRTYAVTLSYFSDADGDGVNDIPGDSSHSGTADISNTTPFQVLPPPRAVGPSAPALSVTDLGYGSGSEDIANASSSPGADGRADYRLAINGILAGYNQVSTVPGGSSAYGNYVTLTDGTNTWSSQPTWPDFARPAGSWDAELIPGADYYGTSTPPNQQVLFFQLPAGAAPPGDMVLTVYYIGGLTDTCGPFSLKDRGSAPAASQPNPFALTNVPGLHASWAGQTTAAVAGAKAGSVKVALDGLPATAISSMVLSNATAVSWVYANDAAPSNVSAFNLPLYYQAGAIYFAPDRSESGSTLSLRIHFADGTTTYLTFAGGPVDFRLYDPAPSSPSSPVVAGPDDVSSSADPRRLETILNTAGYVELTAGVYDIPYQVVISHPVRVIADPGVTLRFTTGGRAWDSLIRIEASHVQLDGFAVGVADAYRCSNNLYDPSAFVRVAGSGADMMVDVRLTNLVLRQSAVAPGSDPNGLVGFRSGPLTSGVVDSVTFIGQAALIAGGPWRVTNSDYQGALAGADVYQAFTTRDDAHDLVIANNRVHQAIAGGITRRFLYMRAATDTAISGNAVYGGIGSPAAGSGWPNTPESLLTDDTDPFYVGVPASVSGDGYLLKVNTLRTGDAPAPGDVVSILDPSYSGGRWFRIAQVLDAHTYLMLDPLPAGLNTTISIAYGYFHNTIDHNTWDFAGTGMDARNISVALYGAQFDVSVTNNVIHAAATGNGAEGTVDSILVGGSRTQPPPGARGTYPAGDMWAQLPCFEVTVSGNLLEDANPIRVFSTGDRRVRDTSDLLFFEGTLADNTSALSVAYLAGAGVTARIPTIEVGDPYVVNTAQYTLTITGNAAVLPPGASTVGVIRYNGGLAGSPAEIALTSAPAAPTGPAAKANSVQTVIDVSWTATAGAGATLIERSPDGLTGWTQVATVAAGTSTYRDADVVAGRSYSYRVRTRGDVGTSPYSATSSATAGSPAVLTVRSLNQDGSNYVQQSPGGGAGTDTIQDVHLALSGLGALPVATIDLTGQGGRWQYNAPFGSSNTNGVWRAELVRTGLSSVASLYFEAAGPIAPGEAFTVTVTYADGSTQTATFSGVSVTNPDLRVPGVTVPPTTTGQSGGTSTSSPGTSSPGASSPGTSSTGGSPGTITSTTTQPGSSSSSSSSSGVTKASPRAIRQALVKARRQAAILRQLQKQAIRRAALAQRQTKAAARHHLS comes from the coding sequence ATGAGTCGACGTCCCCGCCGCTTCGTCCCCGAGTTCTCGAGCCGCCTGGAGCGCCGGCTCCTGCTCAAGGCCGGGGCGGGCCGCTACGGGGAATACCTCGCGTCGATCGCCCAGGACGGCTCGGACATGGTCGCCCCGGCGGCGGGGACCGGGATCCAGGCCGACGGGTTCTCGGATATCCATCTCACCGTCAAGGGGATCCCGGCGGCGAAGACGATCACCTCGGTCACGGTCGCCACGAGCGACGACGTCTGGGGCCCGGGCCACTATGAGGCCTACTTCGTGCGGACGGACGCCACGACGTGCGACGTCTACGTCGAGTCCCCCCACACGGGCCCACGGACCTATGCCGTCACCCTGTCCTACTTCTCGGACGCCGACGGCGACGGCGTCAACGACATCCCGGGCGACTCCAGTCATTCGGGCACCGCGGACATCTCCAACACGACGCCCTTCCAGGTGCTCCCCCCGCCGCGGGCCGTCGGCCCGTCCGCCCCCGCGCTCTCGGTCACCGACCTGGGTTACGGGTCGGGCTCCGAGGACATCGCGAACGCGTCGTCGTCCCCCGGCGCGGACGGCCGGGCGGACTACCGGCTGGCGATCAACGGCATCCTCGCCGGATACAACCAGGTATCGACCGTCCCGGGAGGCTCCAGCGCCTACGGCAACTACGTGACGCTCACGGACGGGACGAACACCTGGTCGTCGCAGCCGACCTGGCCGGACTTCGCCCGGCCGGCGGGGTCGTGGGACGCCGAGCTCATCCCCGGCGCGGACTATTACGGGACATCCACGCCGCCGAATCAGCAGGTCCTGTTCTTCCAGCTGCCGGCCGGTGCGGCCCCTCCCGGTGACATGGTGCTGACGGTCTACTACATCGGCGGGCTGACGGACACCTGCGGGCCCTTCTCCCTCAAGGACAGAGGATCCGCCCCGGCGGCCTCGCAGCCCAATCCATTCGCGCTCACGAACGTCCCCGGCCTGCACGCCTCCTGGGCCGGCCAGACGACGGCCGCGGTGGCCGGGGCGAAGGCCGGGAGCGTGAAGGTCGCGCTCGACGGCCTGCCGGCGACGGCCATCTCGTCGATGGTGCTGAGCAACGCGACGGCCGTGTCCTGGGTCTACGCCAACGACGCCGCCCCTTCAAACGTGTCCGCCTTCAACCTGCCGCTCTACTACCAGGCGGGGGCGATCTACTTCGCGCCCGATCGTTCCGAGTCCGGCTCCACGTTGTCGCTCCGGATCCACTTCGCGGACGGCACGACCACCTACCTGACGTTCGCCGGCGGCCCGGTGGACTTCCGCCTCTACGACCCGGCCCCGTCGTCGCCGTCGTCGCCCGTCGTGGCCGGCCCGGACGACGTCTCCTCCTCGGCCGATCCGCGCCGGCTGGAGACGATCCTCAACACCGCCGGGTACGTCGAGCTGACGGCGGGCGTCTATGACATTCCCTATCAGGTGGTCATCAGCCATCCCGTCCGGGTGATCGCAGACCCGGGCGTGACGCTCCGGTTTACGACCGGCGGCCGGGCCTGGGATTCCCTGATCCGGATCGAGGCCAGCCACGTGCAGCTCGACGGGTTCGCCGTCGGGGTGGCCGACGCCTATCGATGCAGCAACAACCTTTACGACCCCAGCGCGTTCGTCCGCGTGGCGGGCTCCGGTGCGGACATGATGGTTGACGTCCGGCTCACCAACCTGGTGCTCCGCCAGTCGGCCGTCGCGCCGGGCTCGGACCCGAACGGGCTCGTCGGGTTCCGGTCCGGCCCGCTGACGAGCGGCGTGGTCGATTCCGTGACCTTCATCGGCCAGGCGGCACTGATCGCGGGCGGCCCGTGGCGGGTGACCAATAGCGACTATCAGGGCGCCCTCGCGGGCGCGGACGTCTACCAGGCGTTCACGACGAGGGACGACGCCCACGACCTCGTCATCGCCAACAACCGGGTCCACCAGGCGATTGCCGGGGGGATCACCCGGCGGTTCCTGTACATGCGAGCGGCCACCGACACGGCGATCTCCGGGAACGCCGTGTACGGCGGGATCGGCTCGCCGGCCGCCGGGAGCGGCTGGCCGAACACGCCGGAGTCGCTGCTGACGGACGACACCGACCCGTTCTACGTCGGGGTTCCGGCCTCAGTCTCCGGCGACGGCTACCTGCTCAAGGTCAACACGCTGCGGACGGGCGACGCGCCGGCGCCGGGCGACGTCGTCTCGATCCTCGACCCCTCGTACTCCGGCGGGCGATGGTTCCGGATCGCCCAGGTGCTGGACGCCCATACGTACCTGATGCTCGACCCGCTTCCCGCGGGATTGAATACAACAATCAGCATCGCGTACGGGTATTTCCACAACACGATCGACCACAACACCTGGGACTTCGCGGGCACCGGCATGGACGCCCGCAACATCTCGGTGGCGCTGTACGGGGCCCAGTTCGACGTCTCGGTGACGAACAATGTGATCCACGCCGCCGCGACGGGGAATGGCGCCGAAGGCACCGTCGACTCGATCCTCGTCGGCGGTTCCAGGACCCAGCCCCCGCCCGGCGCCCGGGGGACCTACCCGGCGGGCGACATGTGGGCCCAACTCCCCTGCTTCGAGGTGACCGTCTCTGGCAACCTCCTCGAGGACGCGAACCCGATCCGAGTGTTCTCGACCGGCGATCGGCGGGTCCGGGACACCAGCGATCTGCTCTTCTTCGAGGGCACCCTCGCCGACAACACCTCGGCCCTGAGCGTCGCGTACCTCGCCGGCGCCGGCGTCACCGCGCGCATCCCGACGATCGAGGTCGGCGATCCCTACGTGGTCAATACGGCCCAGTACACACTAACCATCACCGGGAATGCGGCGGTGCTCCCCCCCGGCGCCTCGACCGTCGGCGTGATCCGATACAACGGCGGGCTCGCCGGCAGCCCTGCGGAGATCGCGCTGACCTCGGCACCCGCCGCGCCGACGGGCCCGGCCGCGAAGGCAAATTCCGTGCAGACGGTCATCGACGTCTCCTGGACGGCGACGGCCGGCGCCGGGGCCACCCTGATTGAGCGCAGCCCGGACGGGCTGACCGGCTGGACCCAGGTCGCGACCGTCGCGGCCGGCACCTCCACCTATAGGGACGCCGATGTCGTCGCCGGCCGCTCGTACTCCTATCGGGTCCGCACGCGGGGCGATGTCGGCACATCCCCGTACTCGGCGACGTCGTCCGCGACCGCGGGTTCGCCGGCCGTCCTGACCGTGCGCTCGCTCAACCAGGACGGCTCCAACTACGTGCAGCAATCGCCGGGCGGCGGCGCCGGCACGGACACGATCCAGGACGTGCACCTCGCGCTGTCCGGGCTCGGGGCCCTCCCGGTCGCGACCATCGACCTGACGGGGCAGGGGGGCCGCTGGCAGTACAACGCCCCGTTCGGCAGCTCCAACACCAATGGCGTCTGGCGTGCCGAGCTCGTCCGCACGGGCCTGTCGTCGGTCGCGAGCCTCTACTTCGAGGCCGCCGGCCCGATCGCGCCGGGCGAAGCCTTCACCGTGACCGTCACCTACGCCGACGGCAGCACCCAGACGGCCACGTTCTCCGGCGTCTCCGTGACCAACCCTGACCTCCGTGTGCCGGGCGTGACGGTCCCCCCGACCACGACCGGCCAGTCCGGCGGGACGTCGACCAGCTCGCCCGGCACGTCGTCGCCCGGCGCCTCGTCGCCCGGCACCTCGTCCACCGGAGGCAGCCCGGGCACGATCACCTCGACGACCACCCAGCCAGGGAGCAGCAGCAGCAGCAGCAGCAGCAGTGGCGTGACGAAAGCGAGCCCCAGGGCCATCCGCCAGGCCCTCGTCAAGGCCCGGCGTCAGGCGGCGATCCTCCGTCAGCTCCAGAAGCAGGCGATCCGACGGGCCGCCCTCGCGCAGCGACAGACGAAGGCAGCGGCCCGCCATCACCTCTCGTAA
- the glpX gene encoding class II fructose-bisphosphatase has product MSSKPRVQVTPDHNLALDLVRTTEAAALASARWVGRGDKNAADQAAVDAMRLLFNSVPFDGVVVIGEGEKDEAPMLFNGEALGAGGGPQFDVAVDPIDGTRLVANGEANAMAVVAVAPKDTMFDPGPCVYMEKLAVGREGRGIIDIGVPIEVNVRMMAKVRGMEPEEITVAVLDRPRHADVIARLRKVGARVYLIRDGDVAGAITAAQRGTGVDLLYGIGGTPEGVIAAAALKCLGGEIQGRLYPRDDAERQAALDAGYDLDRILTTDDLVRGDDVFFAATGITDGVLLEGVRYTRDGVTTESIVMRSKSGTIRVIQAEHRWAKLAPLAGPRFAPELENVHGPAARPHRKRSAE; this is encoded by the coding sequence ATGTCGTCGAAGCCGCGCGTGCAGGTGACCCCCGACCATAACCTGGCCCTCGACCTGGTGCGGACCACGGAGGCCGCGGCGCTCGCCTCGGCGCGGTGGGTCGGCCGGGGGGACAAGAACGCCGCGGACCAGGCGGCGGTGGACGCCATGAGGCTGCTGTTCAACTCCGTCCCGTTCGACGGCGTCGTCGTCATCGGCGAGGGGGAGAAGGACGAGGCCCCCATGCTTTTCAACGGCGAGGCGTTGGGCGCGGGGGGTGGGCCGCAGTTCGACGTCGCCGTGGACCCGATCGACGGCACGAGGCTTGTGGCCAACGGCGAGGCGAACGCCATGGCGGTGGTCGCCGTCGCCCCCAAGGACACGATGTTCGACCCCGGGCCGTGCGTCTACATGGAGAAGCTCGCCGTCGGCCGCGAGGGGCGCGGGATCATCGACATCGGCGTGCCCATCGAGGTGAACGTCCGGATGATGGCCAAGGTCCGCGGCATGGAGCCCGAGGAGATCACCGTCGCCGTCCTCGACCGTCCGCGGCACGCCGACGTGATCGCGAGGCTCCGCAAGGTCGGGGCCCGCGTCTACCTGATCCGCGACGGCGACGTCGCCGGGGCCATCACCGCCGCCCAGCGCGGGACCGGCGTGGATTTGCTCTACGGCATCGGCGGCACCCCGGAGGGCGTGATCGCCGCCGCCGCCCTGAAGTGCCTCGGCGGCGAGATCCAGGGCCGCCTCTATCCCCGCGACGACGCCGAGAGGCAGGCCGCGCTCGACGCCGGCTACGACCTCGACCGGATCCTGACCACGGATGACCTCGTCCGCGGCGACGACGTGTTCTTCGCGGCGACCGGCATCACCGACGGCGTGCTCCTGGAGGGCGTCCGCTACACCCGCGACGGCGTCACCACCGAGTCGATCGTCATGCGATCCAAGTCCGGCACCATCCGCGTCATCCAGGCCGAGCACCGCTGGGCCAAGCTCGCCCCGCTGGCCGGCCCCCGCTTCGCCCCGGAGCTGGAGAACGTCCACGGCCCCGCCGCCCGCCCCCACCGCAAACGGTCCGCGGAATGA
- a CDS encoding acyl-CoA thioesterase, translated as METSLEIVVRPTEIDVNGHVNNAKFVEYLEWGREEWYEHNGLPYDRLDALGAQTVTVNVNVNYRKECRQGDRLIVVTRPGRLGRTSFALHQEVRKKDGTLAADAVITLVTIDPSARKPRPVPAELAAALSADDTPSGE; from the coding sequence ATGGAGACCTCGCTGGAGATCGTCGTGCGGCCCACGGAGATCGACGTCAACGGGCACGTCAACAACGCCAAGTTCGTCGAGTACCTGGAATGGGGCCGGGAGGAGTGGTACGAGCACAACGGCCTGCCCTACGACCGCCTGGACGCCCTCGGCGCGCAGACGGTGACGGTCAACGTGAACGTCAACTATCGCAAGGAATGCCGCCAGGGCGACCGGCTGATCGTCGTCACCCGCCCCGGCCGCCTCGGCCGCACGAGCTTCGCCCTCCACCAGGAGGTCCGCAAGAAGGACGGCACCCTCGCCGCCGACGCCGTCATCACCCTGGTCACCATCGACCCGTCCGCCCGCAAGCCCCGCCCGGTCCCCGCCGAGCTCGCCGCGGCGCTGTCCGCGGACGATACCCCATCCGGCGAATGA
- a CDS encoding methylmalonyl-CoA carboxytransferase subunit 5S, translated as MSRLVEVTELALRDAHQSLLATRMATEDMVGACEDIDKAGYWSVECWGGATYDSCIRFLNEDPWERLRTFRRLMPNSRLQMLLRGQNLLGYRHYEDTVVDRFVDKSAENGMDVFRVFDALNDVRNLKRAMDAVRRTGKIAEGTICYTTSPLHTVEKFVEMAQRLKDMGADTICIKDMAALLRPRPAYDIVKGIKEKCGKETLVHVHVHSTTGVTLVSLQKAIEAGADIVDTSISSLSLGPGHNPTESLVEMLADTGYTTRLDKDRLLKIKDHFAKVRPRYAAFESKILGVETEIFDSQIPGGMISNMESQLRQQGAGDRLKEVLAEVPRVREAAGYPPLVTPSSQIVGTQAVFNVLMGEYKALTGEFADLMLGYYGETIAARAPAIIEAAVKHAKKDPITCRPADLLKPEWEALRDAAIGLKGCNGSDEDVLTYAMFPQVAPKFFSTRDQGPKNVGKVPSTEPAAPAKGDAPARAGNGKGPITAPVTYEVTIGEKSHKVTVQPA; from the coding sequence ATGTCAAGATTGGTTGAAGTCACGGAGCTGGCCCTCCGCGACGCTCACCAGAGCCTCCTCGCCACGCGCATGGCCACCGAGGACATGGTCGGCGCCTGCGAGGACATCGACAAGGCCGGCTATTGGAGCGTGGAGTGCTGGGGCGGGGCCACGTACGACTCCTGCATCCGCTTCCTCAACGAGGACCCCTGGGAGCGGCTGAGGACCTTCCGCAGGCTGATGCCCAACTCGCGGCTCCAGATGCTGCTCCGGGGCCAGAACCTGCTCGGCTATCGCCACTACGAGGACACCGTCGTCGACCGCTTCGTGGACAAGTCCGCGGAGAACGGCATGGACGTCTTCCGCGTCTTCGACGCGCTGAACGACGTCCGCAACCTGAAGCGCGCGATGGACGCGGTCCGCCGCACCGGCAAGATCGCCGAGGGGACGATCTGCTACACGACGTCCCCGCTGCACACCGTCGAGAAGTTCGTCGAGATGGCCCAGCGCCTCAAGGACATGGGCGCGGACACCATCTGCATCAAGGACATGGCGGCGCTGCTGCGGCCCCGGCCGGCTTATGACATCGTCAAGGGCATCAAGGAGAAGTGCGGCAAGGAGACGCTGGTGCACGTCCACGTGCACTCGACGACCGGCGTGACGCTCGTGAGCTTGCAGAAGGCGATCGAGGCGGGCGCGGACATCGTGGACACGTCGATCTCGTCGCTCAGCCTGGGCCCCGGCCACAACCCGACCGAGTCCCTCGTCGAGATGCTCGCCGACACCGGCTACACGACCCGGCTGGACAAGGACCGGCTGCTGAAGATCAAGGACCACTTCGCCAAGGTCCGGCCCAGGTACGCGGCCTTCGAATCCAAGATCCTGGGCGTGGAGACCGAGATCTTCGACAGCCAGATCCCCGGCGGGATGATCTCCAACATGGAGAGCCAGCTCCGCCAGCAGGGCGCCGGCGACCGGCTCAAGGAGGTGCTCGCCGAGGTGCCCCGCGTCCGCGAGGCGGCCGGCTATCCGCCGCTGGTGACGCCGTCGTCGCAGATCGTCGGCACGCAGGCGGTGTTCAACGTCCTGATGGGCGAGTACAAGGCGCTCACGGGCGAGTTCGCCGACCTGATGCTCGGCTACTACGGCGAGACGATCGCCGCGCGCGCCCCGGCGATCATCGAGGCCGCCGTCAAGCACGCCAAGAAGGACCCGATCACCTGCCGCCCGGCCGACCTGCTCAAGCCCGAGTGGGAGGCGCTCCGCGACGCCGCCATCGGCCTGAAGGGGTGCAACGGCAGCGACGAGGACGTGCTGACGTACGCGATGTTCCCCCAGGTCGCCCCCAAGTTCTTCTCCACCCGGGACCAGGGCCCCAAGAACGTGGGCAAGGTCCCCAGCACCGAGCCCGCAGCCCCCGCCAAGGGCGACGCCCCGGCCAGGGCGGGCAACGGCAAGGGCCCGATCACCGCCCCCGTCACCTACGAGGTCACGATCGGCGAGAAGTCGCACAAGGTCACCGTCCAGCCCGCCTGA